Proteins co-encoded in one Salvia splendens isolate huo1 chromosome 4, SspV2, whole genome shotgun sequence genomic window:
- the LOC121801560 gene encoding transmembrane emp24 domain-containing protein p24delta9-like, with product MKIQIQRTGFLLLFISVLLLWIPAESIRFDLESGHTKCISEDIKSNSMTVGKYHIVNPNEGHPLPDSHKVTVRVTSAYGNSYHSSEHVTEGHFAFQAVEAGDYMACFFADDNKPSTTVTVDFDWKSGIAAKEWTSVAKKGSVELMEIELKKMLETVQSIHDEMFYLREREEEMQLLNKATNSKMFWFSFLSILVCLSVSGIQLWHLKSFFEKKKLI from the exons AtgaaaatccaaatccaaagaACGGGTTTTTTGCtcctttttatttcagttttgttGTTATGGATCCCGGCGGAATCGATTCGGTTCGATCTGGAATCCGGCCACACCAAATGCATATCGGAGGACATCAAGAGCAATTCTATGACTGTTGGAAAATATCATATTGTGAATCCCAACGAAGGACACCCTCTCCCTGACTCTCACAAAGTCACCGTTCGG GTTACATCAGCATATGGAAACAGTTATCACTCATCGGAACATGTCACCGAGGGGCATTTTGCATTTCAAGCAGTCGAGGCAGGTGATTACATGGCTTGCTTTTTTGCCGATGACAACAAGCCTTCTACTACCGTAACTGTTGACTTTGACTGGAAGTCCGGCATTGCTGCCAAGGAGTGGACCAGTGTCGCCAAGAAAGGTTCCGTTGAA TTGATGGAAATAGAACTGAAGAAAATGTTAGAAACAGTCCAATCCATCCACGACGAGATGTTCTACCTACGTGAAAG GGAGGAAGAGATGCAGCTGCTGAATAAAGCTACTAACAGCAAGATGTTCTGGTTTAGTTTTCTATCGATTCTTGTTTGCCTATCGGTATCTGGAATCCAGCTATGGCATTTGAAATCTTTCTTCGAGAAGAAGAAGCTCATCTGA